A window of Amycolatopsis australiensis contains these coding sequences:
- a CDS encoding GNAT family N-acetyltransferase, with protein sequence MTTSQLLVSTDQAGADLPADAPRYSLLVAHANEEVVAAQKLRHRVFAEEMGARLHSPTPGLDVDEFDEFCDHLVVRDDNTGEIVGCYRMLPPERAAQAGKLYADSEFDLSAIDGLRPHLVETGRSCVHPDHRSGAVVSLVWAGIARYMLLSGHRYLAGCASVPLVDGGAFAAGVWDVLRTKHYSAEDTRVSPLIPWDASGIERPDRSILPPLIKGYIRLGAKAYGPPALDADFGVADFFVVLDLHHVDERYLKFFLGVQA encoded by the coding sequence ATGACGACGTCACAGCTCCTCGTCAGCACTGATCAGGCGGGTGCCGACCTCCCCGCGGACGCTCCCCGGTACTCGCTTCTCGTCGCCCACGCGAACGAAGAAGTCGTCGCCGCGCAGAAACTGCGTCACCGGGTTTTCGCCGAGGAGATGGGCGCGCGGCTGCACTCGCCGACGCCCGGTCTCGACGTCGACGAGTTCGACGAGTTCTGCGACCACCTCGTCGTCCGCGACGACAACACGGGCGAGATCGTCGGCTGCTACCGGATGCTGCCGCCCGAGCGCGCCGCCCAGGCCGGGAAGCTGTACGCCGACAGCGAATTCGACCTCAGCGCGATCGACGGCCTGCGCCCGCACCTCGTCGAGACCGGCCGGTCGTGCGTGCACCCGGACCACCGCAGCGGCGCCGTCGTCAGCCTGGTCTGGGCCGGGATCGCCCGGTACATGCTGCTTTCGGGCCACCGCTACCTCGCCGGCTGCGCGTCCGTCCCGCTGGTCGACGGCGGTGCCTTCGCCGCCGGCGTCTGGGACGTCCTGCGCACTAAGCACTACTCGGCCGAGGACACGCGCGTGTCGCCGCTGATCCCGTGGGACGCCTCGGGGATCGAACGGCCGGACCGCTCGATCCTGCCGCCGCTGATCAAGGGCTACATCCGCCTCGGCGCCAAGGCCTACGGGCCGCCCGCACTCGACGCCGACTTCGGCGTCGCGGACTTCTTCGTCGTCCTCGACCTGCACCACGTCGACGAGCGGTACCTCAAGTTCTTCCTCGGGGTCCAGGCATGA
- a CDS encoding electron transfer flavoprotein subunit alpha/FixB family protein, with the protein MAEVLVLVDHVDGEVKKVTLELLTAARALGEPSAVVVGPAGTAGKAKEALASHGAAKVYVAEGDDAANYLVTPKVDVLAALAQRVSPAAVLVTASGEGKEVAARLAVRLGSGLIYDAVGVNGDGVIDQSIFGGAFSVKSKSAKGAPVVSIRPGAVEAEPAEGAAAEETVELPAVDAAKATRITGVEPVTGGDRPELTEASIVVSGGRGVGSAEKFDVVEKLADSLGAAVGASRAAVDSGYYPAQFQVGQTGKTVSPQLYIALGISGAIQHRAGMQTSKTIIAVNKDPEAPIFEIADFGIVGDLFNVAPQLTEAVEKRKG; encoded by the coding sequence ATGGCTGAAGTACTCGTCCTCGTCGACCACGTCGACGGTGAGGTCAAGAAGGTCACGCTCGAGCTGCTGACCGCCGCCCGCGCGCTCGGCGAGCCGTCGGCCGTCGTCGTCGGCCCGGCCGGCACCGCGGGCAAGGCGAAGGAGGCGCTGGCTTCGCACGGTGCCGCCAAGGTCTATGTCGCCGAAGGCGACGACGCCGCGAACTACCTGGTCACGCCCAAGGTGGACGTGCTCGCCGCGCTCGCGCAGCGGGTGTCCCCGGCCGCCGTCCTGGTCACCGCCAGCGGTGAGGGCAAGGAGGTCGCCGCCCGCCTGGCCGTGCGCCTGGGCTCCGGCCTGATCTACGACGCCGTGGGCGTCAACGGCGACGGCGTCATCGACCAGTCGATCTTCGGCGGCGCGTTCTCGGTCAAGTCCAAGTCCGCCAAGGGCGCGCCGGTCGTCTCCATCCGCCCGGGCGCGGTCGAGGCCGAGCCCGCCGAGGGCGCGGCGGCCGAAGAAACCGTCGAGCTGCCGGCGGTCGACGCGGCGAAGGCCACTCGCATCACCGGTGTCGAGCCGGTGACCGGCGGTGACCGTCCGGAGCTGACCGAGGCCTCGATCGTGGTCTCCGGTGGCCGCGGCGTCGGCTCGGCGGAGAAGTTCGACGTCGTCGAGAAGCTGGCCGACTCGCTCGGCGCGGCGGTCGGCGCGTCGCGTGCGGCTGTCGACTCCGGTTACTACCCGGCGCAGTTCCAGGTGGGTCAGACCGGCAAGACCGTGTCGCCGCAGCTGTACATCGCGCTCGGCATCTCCGGCGCGATCCAGCACCGCGCCGGCATGCAGACGTCGAAGACGATCATCGCCGTCAACAAGGACCCGGAGGCGCCGATCTTCGAGATCGCCGACTTCGGCATCGTCGGCGACCTGTTCAACGTGGCGCCGCAGCTGACCGAAGCGGTCGAGAAGCGCAAGGGCTGA
- a CDS encoding lysophospholipid acyltransferase family protein — MSHAWMPTSPCGDGCLTGSEPVVAFPRRVLRFTAAILVVVAALASAPLLLVSWGRERRIRLIFRGVLRAFGVRLDIRGGADFLTAPAGRGALVVNNHISWLDIVAINALRPMRALAKKEIAGWPVLGGLVRRGGSIFLDRERLTALPATMAALADALRTGSLVSVTPEGTTWCGLASGRFTTATFQAAIDGGVPVRPIALRYRLADGRETSRPAFIGPESLIASLRRVAALRGLVLEIHICPEIAPGRAENRRELAALAEAAVHSALGTVKIPAQRKRRVTDRRPAPLASPPAK; from the coding sequence ATGAGCCACGCGTGGATGCCGACGTCCCCGTGTGGCGACGGTTGCCTGACCGGCAGCGAGCCGGTCGTCGCGTTCCCGCGGCGGGTGCTGCGGTTCACCGCGGCGATCCTGGTCGTCGTCGCAGCGCTGGCGTCGGCGCCGCTGCTGCTCGTGTCGTGGGGCCGCGAGCGCCGGATCCGGCTGATCTTCCGCGGCGTGCTGCGCGCGTTCGGCGTCCGGCTGGACATCCGGGGCGGCGCCGACTTCCTCACCGCGCCCGCCGGCCGTGGCGCGCTGGTGGTCAACAACCACATCTCGTGGCTGGACATCGTCGCGATCAACGCGTTGCGGCCGATGCGCGCGCTGGCCAAGAAGGAGATCGCGGGCTGGCCCGTGCTGGGCGGCCTGGTCCGCCGCGGCGGCAGCATCTTCCTGGACCGCGAACGGCTGACGGCGCTGCCCGCGACCATGGCGGCCCTGGCCGACGCCCTCCGGACGGGGTCACTGGTCAGCGTCACCCCGGAAGGCACGACGTGGTGCGGCCTGGCTTCGGGCCGCTTCACGACGGCGACGTTCCAGGCGGCCATCGACGGCGGCGTCCCGGTTCGCCCGATCGCATTGCGATACCGCCTCGCCGACGGCCGCGAGACGAGCCGCCCGGCGTTCATCGGCCCGGAGTCGCTGATCGCGTCGCTGCGCCGGGTCGCGGCCCTGCGCGGGCTCGTGCTCGAGATCCACATCTGCCCGGAGATCGCGCCGGGCCGCGCGGAAAACCGTCGTGAGCTGGCCGCCCTCGCCGAGGCGGCGGTGCACTCCGCGCTGGGCACGGTGAAGATCCCGGCCCAGCGGAAGCGCCGCGTCACGGACCGCCGTCCCGCACCGCTGGCTTCGCCTCCCGCGAAGTGA
- a CDS encoding electron transfer flavoprotein subunit beta/FixA family protein translates to MTNIVVLVKQVPDTYSERKLNGTDHTLDRESADAVLDEINEKAVEEALKIKEAGEGEVTVISVGPDRATDAIRKALSMGADKAIHVSDEALHGSDAIATAKVLAAAIGKVEGFDLVIAGNESSDGRGGAVPAILAELLGLPQVTYVRELTVDGSTIKATRETEDGLTHLEASLPAIVSVGEKINEPRYPSFKGIMAAKKKPVETFTIADLGIDAGEVGLANAWSTVTESAPKPPRTAGEKVEDEGDGGTKVAEYLVAQKLI, encoded by the coding sequence ATGACGAACATCGTTGTCCTGGTCAAGCAGGTACCGGACACCTACTCGGAGCGGAAGCTCAACGGGACCGACCACACCCTTGACCGCGAATCCGCCGACGCCGTGCTCGACGAGATCAACGAGAAGGCCGTCGAAGAGGCGCTGAAGATCAAGGAAGCCGGCGAGGGCGAGGTCACCGTGATCTCCGTGGGCCCCGACCGCGCGACCGACGCCATCCGCAAGGCGCTGTCCATGGGCGCCGACAAGGCCATCCACGTCTCCGACGAGGCGCTGCACGGCTCCGACGCGATCGCGACCGCCAAGGTGCTCGCCGCCGCGATCGGCAAGGTCGAGGGCTTCGACCTGGTCATCGCCGGCAACGAGTCGTCCGACGGCCGCGGCGGCGCCGTCCCGGCGATCCTCGCCGAGCTGCTCGGCCTGCCGCAGGTCACCTACGTGCGTGAGCTGACCGTCGACGGTTCGACGATCAAGGCCACCCGCGAGACCGAGGACGGCCTCACCCACCTCGAGGCGAGCCTGCCCGCGATCGTGAGCGTCGGCGAGAAGATCAACGAGCCGCGCTACCCGTCCTTCAAGGGCATCATGGCCGCGAAGAAGAAGCCGGTCGAGACGTTCACCATCGCCGACCTGGGCATCGACGCGGGCGAGGTCGGCCTCGCCAACGCGTGGTCGACCGTGACCGAATCCGCGCCCAAGCCGCCGCGCACCGCCGGCGAGAAGGTCGAGGACGAGGGCGACGGCGGCACCAAGGTCGCCGAGTACCTGGTCGCGCAGAAGCTCATCTGA
- a CDS encoding NADP-dependent oxidoreductase, with product MRAITFSTYGGPEVLQLSEVPVPEPGPGQVRLAVRAAGINPIDWKIRSGAMPNFQVSFPHVPGLEVAGVVDAVGEGADFAVGDEVFGWSETGAYAEYALAKTVAPKPASISWADAAALPVAGETALRVLGLLDVREGETLLVNGASSTVGRFGAQVAVARGATVIGTAGSRNFNDLKSLGVVPVPYGDGWVERVREAAPGPVDAVFDAVGHGVLPAAIELRGTKDRIVTIADGAAFELGIPFSSGGTQSREVLTEIAGWVTDRGVRIAQGNSYPLDKAADAQIESEGGHPGGKLTLTIG from the coding sequence ATGCGAGCGATCACCTTCTCCACCTACGGCGGGCCCGAGGTCCTGCAGCTGTCCGAGGTGCCGGTGCCCGAGCCCGGCCCGGGGCAGGTGCGGCTGGCCGTCCGCGCCGCCGGGATCAACCCGATCGACTGGAAGATCCGCAGCGGCGCCATGCCGAACTTCCAGGTCAGCTTCCCGCACGTCCCCGGCCTCGAGGTGGCCGGTGTCGTCGACGCCGTCGGCGAGGGCGCGGACTTCGCCGTCGGTGACGAGGTGTTCGGCTGGTCCGAGACCGGCGCCTACGCGGAGTACGCGCTGGCGAAGACGGTCGCGCCGAAGCCCGCGAGCATCTCGTGGGCGGACGCGGCGGCCCTGCCGGTCGCCGGGGAGACGGCGCTGCGCGTCCTCGGGCTGCTCGACGTCCGTGAAGGCGAAACGCTGCTGGTCAACGGCGCCAGCAGCACGGTCGGGCGGTTCGGCGCGCAGGTCGCTGTGGCGCGGGGCGCGACCGTCATCGGCACCGCCGGCAGCCGGAACTTCAACGATCTGAAGTCGCTGGGCGTCGTGCCGGTGCCGTACGGCGACGGCTGGGTGGAGCGAGTCCGCGAGGCCGCGCCTGGGCCGGTGGACGCCGTGTTCGACGCCGTCGGCCACGGCGTGCTGCCCGCCGCGATCGAGCTGCGGGGCACGAAGGACCGGATCGTCACCATCGCCGACGGTGCCGCGTTCGAGCTGGGCATCCCGTTCTCGAGTGGCGGCACGCAGTCGCGTGAGGTCCTGACCGAGATCGCCGGCTGGGTGACCGACCGCGGGGTCCGGATCGCGCAGGGCAACAGCTACCCGCTCGACAAGGCGGCCGACGCGCAGATCGAAAGCGAGGGCGGGCACCCCGGCGGGAAGCTCACCCTCACGATCGGCTGA
- a CDS encoding MFS transporter: MASTLDSTPRRRGVLWTAEHRLTTIALLLVVTLVAFESMGVATAMPTLVADLGGMSLYSWPFTTFLISSVVATVLSGRIGDRRGPAPALLAGPALFAAGLVVAGTASGMPAFLLGRALQGFGAGLLLVSVSLLIALTFTDEERPVIYAANAAAWVLPAVIGPFLAGVVTVSVGWRWIFLGLVPLVAVGVAMLLVVVRRLPAHTPAAGARRAGVVQAVIAALGVAALTWAAQHQSLPALAYGTAGLVALGYALRTLLPAGTLSSRPGLPTVVASRALIAGAYAGMEAYLPLTMSAVHGYSPALAGLPLTITALGWSAASAAQGRFLNWSREASLRTGFWLVAAGLVCFGLVSQPWFPGWPAFVACAVGGAGMGIAMPAISVLLLRYSPEGERGFNTSAMQLADWVGSALLIGLGGVLLSVIGSVTAPSSAMALLTVALVALALLGVRLTGRWPSKV; encoded by the coding sequence ATGGCTTCGACGCTCGACTCCACACCTCGCCGCCGCGGTGTGCTCTGGACCGCGGAACACCGGCTGACCACGATCGCGCTGCTCCTGGTGGTCACGTTGGTGGCGTTCGAGAGCATGGGCGTCGCGACGGCGATGCCGACGCTGGTCGCCGACCTCGGCGGAATGTCGCTGTACTCGTGGCCGTTCACGACGTTCCTGATCTCGAGCGTGGTGGCGACGGTGCTGTCCGGCCGGATCGGCGACCGCCGCGGCCCGGCGCCGGCACTGCTGGCGGGCCCGGCGCTGTTCGCGGCGGGCTTGGTGGTCGCGGGGACGGCGAGCGGCATGCCGGCGTTCCTCCTCGGCCGCGCACTGCAGGGGTTCGGCGCGGGCCTGCTGCTGGTCTCGGTCTCGCTCCTGATCGCCTTGACGTTCACCGACGAGGAACGCCCGGTGATCTACGCGGCCAACGCGGCCGCCTGGGTCCTGCCGGCGGTGATCGGCCCGTTCCTGGCGGGAGTGGTGACGGTCAGCGTCGGCTGGCGCTGGATCTTCCTCGGCTTGGTCCCGCTGGTAGCCGTCGGAGTGGCGATGCTGCTGGTGGTCGTCCGCCGCCTTCCCGCGCACACGCCCGCCGCGGGAGCCCGCCGCGCTGGTGTGGTCCAGGCGGTGATCGCCGCCCTTGGCGTCGCGGCGTTGACGTGGGCGGCCCAGCACCAGTCGCTTCCGGCCCTCGCCTACGGCACGGCCGGGCTGGTGGCCTTGGGTTACGCGCTCCGGACGCTGCTCCCGGCCGGAACGCTGTCGTCCCGCCCGGGCCTGCCAACGGTCGTCGCCTCCCGCGCCTTGATCGCCGGCGCCTACGCCGGGATGGAGGCGTATCTGCCCTTGACGATGAGTGCGGTCCACGGCTACAGCCCGGCCCTCGCCGGCCTGCCGCTGACGATCACGGCGTTGGGCTGGTCGGCGGCGTCTGCGGCGCAAGGCCGGTTCCTCAACTGGTCGAGAGAGGCATCACTGCGTACGGGCTTCTGGCTGGTCGCGGCCGGGCTGGTCTGCTTCGGCCTGGTATCCCAGCCCTGGTTCCCGGGCTGGCCGGCGTTCGTCGCGTGCGCGGTCGGCGGCGCCGGTATGGGGATCGCGATGCCGGCGATCTCGGTCCTCCTCCTGCGCTACTCGCCCGAGGGCGAGCGCGGATTCAACACTTCGGCGATGCAACTGGCCGACTGGGTGGGCTCGGCCCTTCTCATCGGCCTGGGCGGAGTCCTGCTCAGCGTGATCGGCTCAGTCACCGCGCCGTCGTCGGCGATGGCCCTGCTCACCGTGGCCTTGGTGGCCCTCGCGCTGCTGGGCGTCCGGCTGACGGGACGCTGGCCGTCGAAGGTGTGA
- a CDS encoding class I SAM-dependent methyltransferase, which yields MTTPATRAEALHLTGERTVPGIPEENYWFRRHEAAYLALLPHCADATVLEAGCGEGYGASLLATTARRVLALDYDVPTTEHVARRYPEVGVARANLAALPVRDGVVDVVANFQVIEHLWDQAGFLAECRRVLPRNGKLLVTTPNRLTFTPDSDTPLNPFHTRELAPDELAGLLTDAGFDIETLHGLHHGEAVRALDERYGGSIIDAQLDVVMGSLPGQAVWPEALLADVAAIEATGFAIHGDDLDASLDLVAVAVRR from the coding sequence GTGACCACCCCAGCCACCCGGGCCGAGGCGCTGCACCTGACCGGCGAACGAACCGTCCCCGGCATCCCCGAGGAGAACTACTGGTTCCGCCGTCACGAGGCCGCCTACCTCGCCCTGCTCCCCCACTGCGCGGACGCGACGGTGCTCGAAGCCGGCTGTGGCGAAGGCTACGGCGCGAGCCTCCTCGCGACGACGGCCCGCCGGGTGCTCGCGCTGGACTACGACGTGCCGACGACCGAGCACGTCGCCCGCCGCTACCCGGAAGTCGGCGTCGCGCGGGCGAACCTGGCGGCGCTGCCGGTGCGCGACGGTGTGGTCGACGTCGTGGCCAATTTCCAGGTCATCGAGCACCTGTGGGATCAGGCGGGGTTCCTCGCCGAGTGCCGGCGCGTGTTGCCGCGAAACGGCAAACTGCTGGTCACGACCCCGAACCGGCTGACTTTCACCCCGGACAGCGACACGCCGCTGAACCCGTTCCACACCCGCGAGCTGGCGCCGGACGAGCTGGCCGGGCTGCTCACCGACGCGGGGTTCGACATCGAGACGCTGCACGGCCTGCACCACGGCGAGGCCGTGCGCGCGCTCGACGAGCGGTACGGCGGTTCGATCATCGACGCCCAGCTCGACGTGGTCATGGGCTCGCTGCCCGGTCAGGCGGTCTGGCCGGAGGCGCTGCTCGCCGACGTCGCCGCGATCGAGGCCACGGGCTTCGCCATCCACGGCGACGACCTCGACGCCAGCCTCGACCTGGTCGCCGTGGCGGTGCGCCGATGA
- a CDS encoding helix-turn-helix transcriptional regulator — protein MDASWSNPRHVLAVVERLLSAPRPHLLQRFSEELEKLIPHRAAAMQTGDCPRSPLKVVGDEAIARAVTSAELRRLADRSEPGKPLVVDGVLGGLERRLVLFSSMPAVGKGAVLVVVPQDVELPAAELELGSQLWNVLSTDAGQRAADPGPDVLASNLAAATARAKAITDLGQTHAATLTTLLAVLRSGRLADAEARRTATDLAADALLDLKSVVDRDQALSEERASVAFAALRAQLADLVRHTEVDVDLVDPVGDASLPQDIAHTALTLTRGLVLAALDRPATTRLRASWRLEGPLLRITVRDDCPEAAGAVPARGLTERLTTLGGHWEVDAVPGWGTTVTAVLPLGVAEPPELRPLDRLNPREVEVLTGISQGLRNRQIAEQLQLSEHTVKFHVRNILGKLDVTSRGEAAALARDLRLEPVAHRSA, from the coding sequence ATGGACGCTTCCTGGTCGAATCCGCGTCACGTACTGGCCGTCGTCGAGCGGCTGCTGTCGGCCCCGCGGCCGCACCTGCTCCAGCGGTTCTCCGAGGAGCTGGAGAAGCTGATCCCGCATCGCGCGGCGGCCATGCAGACCGGGGACTGTCCCCGCAGCCCGCTCAAAGTGGTCGGCGACGAGGCGATCGCCCGGGCCGTGACGAGCGCCGAGCTGCGACGGCTGGCCGACCGCAGCGAACCGGGCAAGCCGCTGGTGGTCGACGGCGTGCTGGGCGGCCTCGAACGCCGTCTGGTCCTGTTTTCGTCGATGCCGGCGGTCGGCAAGGGCGCCGTGCTGGTCGTCGTCCCGCAAGACGTCGAGCTGCCGGCCGCCGAGCTGGAGCTGGGCTCCCAGCTGTGGAACGTCCTCAGCACGGACGCGGGTCAGCGCGCGGCCGACCCCGGCCCCGACGTCCTGGCGAGCAACCTGGCGGCGGCCACAGCGCGGGCCAAGGCGATCACGGACCTCGGCCAGACCCACGCCGCGACGCTGACCACGCTCCTGGCGGTGCTGCGGTCCGGACGCCTCGCCGACGCCGAAGCCCGCCGCACCGCGACCGACCTCGCCGCCGACGCGCTGCTCGACCTCAAAAGTGTCGTCGATCGGGACCAGGCGCTGTCCGAAGAGCGGGCGAGCGTGGCTTTCGCGGCGTTGCGGGCCCAGCTGGCCGACCTGGTGCGCCACACGGAGGTCGACGTGGACCTCGTCGACCCGGTCGGCGACGCGTCGCTCCCGCAGGACATCGCCCACACGGCGCTGACGCTGACCCGTGGCCTGGTGCTCGCCGCGTTGGACCGTCCGGCGACCACGCGGCTGCGGGCGTCGTGGCGCCTGGAGGGCCCGCTGCTGCGGATCACGGTCCGCGACGACTGCCCCGAAGCCGCGGGCGCCGTCCCGGCCCGCGGCCTGACCGAACGGCTCACGACCCTCGGCGGCCACTGGGAGGTCGACGCGGTGCCCGGCTGGGGCACGACGGTCACCGCGGTCCTCCCGCTCGGCGTCGCCGAACCGCCGGAGCTGCGCCCGCTCGACCGGCTCAACCCGCGCGAAGTCGAAGTCCTGACCGGGATCTCGCAGGGCCTGCGCAACCGGCAGATCGCCGAACAGCTGCAGCTCAGCGAGCACACGGTGAAGTTCCACGTCCGCAACATCCTCGGCAAGCTGGACGTGACGTCCCGCGGCGAGGCCGCGGCCCTGGCCCGCGACCTGCGTCTGGAGCCGGTGGCGCACCGCTCGGCGTGA
- a CDS encoding DegV family protein, whose translation MPARIAVITDSSSCLPDIVASRWAIGVVQIQLNLDGQFDDENRFDRGDVIDAMRAGRTITTAPPDPGAFFWTYQEAAASGATAIVSIHISGRMSDTVRAAREAAQQVRIPVHVLDSRTTGMSLGFAAVAAARTAAAGGDADRVIEAAERRCASSTEFIYVDTLEYLRRGGRIGAAQAMLGTAFSIKPLLTVKNGEVAPLARVPGTRRALAKMVDLAVKKSGGFRADIAVTRFGASDHELEIGRQIERRVPAMAESLVVEASTVIGAHLGPGALGITVSPVG comes from the coding sequence ATGCCCGCGCGCATCGCCGTCATCACCGACTCGAGCTCCTGCCTGCCCGACATCGTCGCTTCCCGCTGGGCCATCGGCGTCGTCCAGATCCAGCTGAACCTGGATGGTCAGTTCGACGACGAAAACCGCTTCGACCGCGGCGACGTCATCGACGCGATGAGAGCAGGCCGGACGATCACCACCGCGCCCCCGGATCCGGGGGCGTTCTTCTGGACCTACCAGGAGGCGGCGGCCTCCGGGGCGACCGCCATCGTCAGCATCCACATCTCCGGCCGCATGTCCGACACCGTCCGCGCCGCTCGCGAGGCCGCGCAGCAGGTCCGCATCCCGGTGCACGTCCTCGACAGCCGGACCACCGGCATGAGCCTCGGCTTCGCGGCGGTGGCCGCGGCCCGGACCGCCGCGGCGGGCGGCGACGCCGACCGTGTCATCGAAGCCGCCGAACGCCGCTGCGCGAGCAGCACCGAGTTCATCTACGTCGACACGCTGGAGTACCTGCGCCGCGGCGGCCGGATCGGCGCGGCGCAGGCCATGCTCGGCACCGCGTTCTCGATCAAGCCGCTGCTCACGGTGAAGAACGGCGAGGTCGCGCCGCTGGCCCGCGTCCCCGGCACGCGGCGCGCGCTGGCCAAGATGGTCGACCTCGCGGTGAAGAAGTCCGGCGGCTTCCGGGCCGACATCGCCGTGACCCGGTTCGGCGCCAGTGACCACGAGCTGGAGATCGGCAGGCAGATCGAACGGCGTGTGCCGGCGATGGCCGAGAGCCTGGTGGTCGAGGCGAGCACGGTCATCGGCGCGCACCTCGGCCCCGGCGCGCTCGGCATCACGGTGTCCCCGGTGGGTTGA
- a CDS encoding cysteine desulfurase family protein, with protein MTYLDHAATTPMLPEAVAAMTEALSNVGNASALHSSGRRARRMVEEARETIAEALGARPSEVIFTGGGTESDNLALKGIYWARHDEHEQRRRVLCGAAEHHAVLDTVEWLESHCGAEITLLDVDSQGRVSPDVLRAAIATDPDSVALATIMWANNEVGTINPIAELAAVCAEFDIPFHTDAVQAVGAVPVDFAASGAAALTLTGHKLGGPFGVGALLLGRDVTCVPLLHGGGQERSVRSGTLDVPAIVGFATAVRASVATRAEYAKRVEELRDGLIEAVHREVPDAILNGGDGERLPGHAHFTFPGCAGDSLLMLLDAKGIECSTGSACTAGVAQPSHVLLAMGADPAAARGSLRFSLGHTSTAADVEAVAAEIGGVVTRARQAGLAGMRKQTQKQEV; from the coding sequence ATGACCTATCTCGACCACGCGGCAACCACTCCGATGTTGCCCGAAGCCGTAGCGGCGATGACCGAGGCGCTGTCCAACGTGGGCAACGCCTCCGCGCTGCACTCTTCGGGCCGCCGCGCCCGCCGGATGGTCGAGGAAGCACGCGAGACCATCGCCGAGGCCCTGGGCGCCCGTCCCTCCGAGGTCATCTTCACCGGCGGCGGCACCGAGAGCGACAATCTCGCGCTCAAGGGCATCTACTGGGCCCGCCACGACGAGCACGAGCAGCGCCGCCGCGTTCTGTGCGGTGCTGCGGAGCACCACGCCGTGCTAGACACCGTCGAGTGGCTCGAATCTCACTGCGGCGCCGAGATCACCCTGCTCGACGTCGACAGCCAGGGCCGCGTCTCACCCGACGTCCTGCGTGCCGCCATCGCCACGGATCCCGACTCCGTAGCGCTGGCGACGATCATGTGGGCCAACAACGAGGTCGGCACGATCAACCCGATCGCCGAGCTGGCTGCGGTCTGCGCGGAGTTCGACATCCCGTTCCACACCGACGCCGTTCAGGCCGTCGGCGCCGTTCCGGTCGACTTCGCGGCCAGTGGCGCCGCCGCGCTGACCTTGACCGGGCACAAGCTCGGTGGTCCGTTCGGCGTTGGAGCGCTGCTGCTCGGCCGCGACGTGACCTGCGTGCCCCTGCTACACGGCGGAGGCCAGGAGCGCAGCGTCCGATCCGGCACCCTGGACGTGCCCGCGATCGTCGGATTCGCGACTGCCGTCAGGGCCAGCGTCGCGACCCGCGCCGAATACGCCAAGCGCGTCGAGGAGCTCCGAGACGGCCTGATCGAGGCGGTTCACCGCGAGGTCCCTGATGCCATCCTGAACGGTGGAGACGGCGAGCGGCTGCCAGGTCACGCCCATTTCACGTTCCCAGGTTGCGCCGGCGACAGCCTTCTGATGCTGCTAGATGCCAAAGGCATCGAATGCTCGACGGGCTCCGCGTGCACCGCAGGCGTCGCACAGCCCAGCCACGTTCTGCTCGCCATGGGAGCCGACCCCGCGGCGGCCCGGGGCTCCCTCCGCTTTTCCCTCGGCCACACGTCCACTGCCGCCGATGTCGAGGCTGTGGCCGCTGAGATCGGCGGAGTCGTCACGCGCGCCCGGCAGGCCGGACTGGCCGGAATGCGCAAGCAGACCCAGAAGCAAGAGGTGTAA